Proteins encoded in a region of the Gammaproteobacteria bacterium genome:
- a CDS encoding malonyl-CoA synthase, translating to MNKNFYGLIESRLAGAPQKICLDCADGEQISNAELLALTARISHFIRQQGIEPGERLVVQVPKSAFAVALYLACLRSGVIYIPLNTSYTPEEVSYFLGDATPRLFVCDPDRITSLAEVAEKHGARLLTLDANGEGSLPDSIDGVEADLAVAAMADNDIAVILYTSGTTGRSKGAMLSHRNLASNAQHLVQLWGFTSDDVLLHALPIYHVHGLFVALHCALLSGATMKFLPGFDADRIISCLPESTVLMGVPTFYTRLLKHPDFGREVCSSMRLFISGSAPLLAETFEEFEQRTGQRILERYGMTETGMLVSNPLQGERVAGTVGFPLPEVETRIVDENRNVVPVGEVGILEVKGPNVFQGYWKMPEKTAEEFRDDGFFITGDLASCDAQGRITLVGRNKDMIISGGLNIYPIEIETCINEIPGVVESAVIGVPHTDFGECVVAVIVSEAEGAVSEAQVYETLATQIARFKQPKQIVFVNSLPRNTMGKVQKNLLRDQYKDILAS from the coding sequence ATGAATAAGAATTTCTATGGACTGATCGAATCCCGCCTGGCTGGGGCACCACAGAAAATCTGTCTTGATTGCGCAGACGGTGAGCAGATCAGCAACGCAGAGCTGCTGGCGCTGACTGCCCGCATCAGTCACTTCATCAGGCAGCAGGGGATTGAACCGGGGGAGCGTCTGGTCGTTCAGGTGCCCAAGTCTGCTTTTGCAGTGGCGCTCTACCTGGCCTGTCTGCGCTCCGGAGTCATCTACATTCCTCTCAATACCAGCTATACCCCTGAAGAGGTCAGCTATTTTCTTGGCGACGCGACCCCCCGTCTGTTTGTCTGCGATCCTGATCGGATCACCAGCCTGGCCGAAGTAGCAGAAAAACACGGCGCCCGGTTACTGACGCTGGATGCCAATGGCGAGGGAAGCCTGCCGGACAGCATCGACGGTGTCGAAGCAGACCTTGCTGTAGCCGCAATGGCTGACAATGACATCGCGGTCATCCTCTATACGTCGGGTACCACGGGCCGTTCCAAAGGCGCAATGCTCAGTCATCGTAATCTGGCCAGCAATGCCCAGCACCTGGTCCAGCTATGGGGCTTCACCAGCGACGATGTGCTGCTGCATGCGCTGCCTATTTACCACGTTCACGGCCTCTTCGTGGCGCTCCATTGTGCCCTGTTGAGCGGAGCAACCATGAAATTCCTGCCTGGTTTCGATGCCGACAGGATTATCAGCTGCCTGCCGGAATCCACCGTACTGATGGGGGTGCCGACCTTTTATACCAGGCTGTTGAAACACCCCGATTTCGGCAGGGAAGTCTGCAGCTCGATGCGCCTGTTCATTTCCGGTTCGGCGCCGCTGCTGGCGGAAACCTTTGAGGAATTCGAGCAGCGCACCGGACAGAGGATTCTTGAGCGGTATGGTATGACCGAAACCGGTATGCTGGTATCCAACCCTCTGCAGGGGGAACGGGTGGCCGGCACGGTAGGTTTCCCGCTTCCTGAGGTGGAAACCCGCATTGTTGATGAAAACAGAAATGTCGTCCCTGTGGGGGAAGTGGGAATCCTGGAAGTAAAGGGGCCGAACGTTTTCCAGGGATACTGGAAAATGCCGGAGAAAACCGCCGAAGAATTCCGCGATGATGGTTTTTTCATTACCGGCGACCTGGCCAGCTGCGATGCTCAGGGGCGCATTACTCTGGTAGGCAGAAATAAGGACATGATCATTTCCGGTGGCCTGAATATCTACCCGATAGAGATAGAAACCTGCATCAACGAAATACCCGGTGTTGTCGAATCGGCAGTGATCGGTGTGCCTCATACGGACTTCGGGGAATGCGTGGTAGCTGTCATCGTGAGCGAGGCTGAAGGCGCGGTGAGCGAGGCGCAGGTCTATGAAACCCTGGCCACCCAGATAGCCCGCTTCAAGCAACCGAAGCAGATTGTCTTCGTAAATTCCCTACCACGAAACACGATGGGAAAGGTCCAAAAAAATCTCTTACGGGACCAATACAAGGACATCTTGGCAAGCTAA
- a CDS encoding DUF2214 family protein, with protein MSYVIFRYLHFIALLGLGGSLLIQNMAIAPRITGEDARNLARIDGVYGISAVFVFLFGLTLWLWIGKPAEFYSSNPLFHLKVGIFFLAALISLYPTQFFFRHRKSTAQEIAVPRLLIWALRTEIVLLLILPVLAVLMARGIGLPG; from the coding sequence ATGAGCTATGTGATATTCAGATACCTGCACTTCATTGCCCTGCTTGGCCTGGGAGGATCATTGCTGATCCAGAACATGGCGATCGCCCCCCGCATCACCGGTGAGGATGCCCGCAATCTCGCCAGAATAGACGGCGTGTACGGGATCAGCGCGGTTTTCGTTTTCCTGTTCGGGTTGACCCTGTGGCTGTGGATTGGAAAACCGGCTGAGTTTTACAGCAGCAATCCTCTGTTCCACCTGAAAGTTGGAATCTTTTTCCTTGCCGCACTGATTTCCCTCTACCCCACGCAATTTTTCTTCCGGCACAGAAAATCCACCGCACAGGAAATTGCCGTTCCGCGCCTGCTTATCTGGGCCCTGCGGACAGAAATTGTGCTGTTGCTGATCCTGCCGGTTCTGGCCGTACTGATGGCGCGGGGAATAGGTCTGCCTGGCTGA